The following proteins are co-located in the Oenanthe melanoleuca isolate GR-GAL-2019-014 chromosome 4, OMel1.0, whole genome shotgun sequence genome:
- the LOC130252178 gene encoding histone PARylation factor 1 isoform X1 has product MITFQSEKNGAVKKRRSNQADNPDSLCQEAETCYRLRLPEDFYQFWKFCEELDPEKPSDALVSSVGLKLVGPYDIIAGKHKKAKSTDVNFNLHWRFFYDPPEFQTILVGDSRTQYHMGYFRDVPDELPVWVGANEAKKGCVISQVGDNVFAAVKLFLSKKLKEVTDKKKNAVLKDIDEKLTRTAKELGYSLEQKTLKMKQRDKKVVTKAFHGAGLVVPVDKNDVGYRELPETNANLKKICKAIVDAPTDEERVKAFAPIQEMLTFVQFANDECDYGMGYELGMDLFCYGSHYFHKTVGQLLPLAYSLLKRNLFAEIIEQHLANRREEDLDQLAP; this is encoded by the exons agtgaaaaaaatggaGCTGTCAAGAAGAGAAGATCAAATCAGGCAGATAATCCTGATAGCCTTTGCCAAGAAGCAGAAACATGCTATCGGCTTAGACTGCCTGAGGACTTCTACCAGTTTTGGAAGTTTTGTGAGGAACTAGATCCTGAGAAACCAAGTG ATGCACTTGTGTCAAGTGTTGGACTTAAGCTGGTTGGACCATATGATATTAttgctggaaaacacaaaaaagcaaaatcaacaGATGTGAACTTCAATCTTCATTGGAGATTCTTCTATGATCCCCCAGAATTTCAGACTATACTTGTTGGGGATAGCAGAACACAGTATCACATGGGatatttcag GGATGTGCCAGATGAGCTCCCAGTGTGGGTTGGTGCAAATGAAGCTAAGAAGGGTTGTGTGATTTCTCAAGTTGGTGATAATGTCTTTGCTGCAGTCAA ATTATTTTTGTCAAAAAAACTTAAGGAAGTGactgataaaaagaaaaatgctgtattGAAAGACATAGATGAAAAGCTAACAAGAACAGCAAAAGAACTGGGTTATTCTCTGGaacaaaaaaccctgaagaTGAAACAGAGAGATAAGAAA GTGGTGACCAAAGCATTTCATGGAGCAGGCCTAGTTGTTCCTGTAGACAAAAATGATGTTGGATACAGAGAACTTCCTGAAACAAATG ctaatcttaaaaaaatttgcaaGGCCATTGTTGATGCTCCAACTGATGAGGAGAGAGTGAAGGCGTTTGCACCCATCCAAGAAATGCTGACCTTTGTTCAGTTTGCTAATGATGAATGTGACTATGGAATGGGGTACGAGCTGGGCATGGACCTGTTTTGCTATGGATCACAT TACTTCCACAAGACAGTGGGCCAGTTGCTACCCTTGGCTTACTCCCTGCTGAAGAGGAACCTCTTTGCCGAAATCATCGAGCAGCACCTGGCCAACCGGCGGGAGGAGGACCTGGATCAGCTGGCGCCCTGA
- the LOC130252178 gene encoding histone PARylation factor 1 isoform X2, translating to MAGGGKRRPRGAAGAAGEQSEKNGAVKKRRSNQADNPDSLCQEAETCYRLRLPEDFYQFWKFCEELDPEKPSDALVSSVGLKLVGPYDIIAGKHKKAKSTDVNFNLHWRFFYDPPEFQTILVGDSRTQYHMGYFRDVPDELPVWVGANEAKKGCVISQVGDNVFAAVKLFLSKKLKEVTDKKKNAVLKDIDEKLTRTAKELGYSLEQKTLKMKQRDKKVVTKAFHGAGLVVPVDKNDVGYRELPETNANLKKICKAIVDAPTDEERVKAFAPIQEMLTFVQFANDECDYGMGYELGMDLFCYGSHYFHKTVGQLLPLAYSLLKRNLFAEIIEQHLANRREEDLDQLAP from the exons agtgaaaaaaatggaGCTGTCAAGAAGAGAAGATCAAATCAGGCAGATAATCCTGATAGCCTTTGCCAAGAAGCAGAAACATGCTATCGGCTTAGACTGCCTGAGGACTTCTACCAGTTTTGGAAGTTTTGTGAGGAACTAGATCCTGAGAAACCAAGTG ATGCACTTGTGTCAAGTGTTGGACTTAAGCTGGTTGGACCATATGATATTAttgctggaaaacacaaaaaagcaaaatcaacaGATGTGAACTTCAATCTTCATTGGAGATTCTTCTATGATCCCCCAGAATTTCAGACTATACTTGTTGGGGATAGCAGAACACAGTATCACATGGGatatttcag GGATGTGCCAGATGAGCTCCCAGTGTGGGTTGGTGCAAATGAAGCTAAGAAGGGTTGTGTGATTTCTCAAGTTGGTGATAATGTCTTTGCTGCAGTCAA ATTATTTTTGTCAAAAAAACTTAAGGAAGTGactgataaaaagaaaaatgctgtattGAAAGACATAGATGAAAAGCTAACAAGAACAGCAAAAGAACTGGGTTATTCTCTGGaacaaaaaaccctgaagaTGAAACAGAGAGATAAGAAA GTGGTGACCAAAGCATTTCATGGAGCAGGCCTAGTTGTTCCTGTAGACAAAAATGATGTTGGATACAGAGAACTTCCTGAAACAAATG ctaatcttaaaaaaatttgcaaGGCCATTGTTGATGCTCCAACTGATGAGGAGAGAGTGAAGGCGTTTGCACCCATCCAAGAAATGCTGACCTTTGTTCAGTTTGCTAATGATGAATGTGACTATGGAATGGGGTACGAGCTGGGCATGGACCTGTTTTGCTATGGATCACAT TACTTCCACAAGACAGTGGGCCAGTTGCTACCCTTGGCTTACTCCCTGCTGAAGAGGAACCTCTTTGCCGAAATCATCGAGCAGCACCTGGCCAACCGGCGGGAGGAGGACCTGGATCAGCTGGCGCCCTGA